GAGTGTGGGTTACGGTCCTTACGGATAGTTACGTCCGTTTTGTTTGCTAACGTAAAAGGAGCGACGCGGAGGAACGAAGGCAGTAATATTAATGCAGAATCTGAATAAAAGGATCGAAccatttttaaagtttttctgAATGCCAAGGGATTGATATATACCATGCATGGAGTCTCTCTTATATACGATACGACTGAgatcgagaaaaaaaaaagaagatatcatATATTCTCCTGTTCGTGGATTTAACAAAATCTTCTTTAGGGAGTCATAGTTTGGAATATTTATTCAGGGGGTCACAGTTAAGATAGTCCAAAACCTAAATGtcaacatgttttttttttttgaaaaaaaggcTCTAAATGTCAACATGTTATTCATGAATATTTGAAGTGAGttaattacttttatttaacttgatataaaaaattatcaatttccttttctcaaaaaaaagagGTATCAatagtttcaaaagaaaaagtatcAATTTCcaacacaaaaaaacatattgttGATCTTTTCTTGATACTATTTACTTATTGTAATTTATTGGTCTTTTtctccattttttattttatgttttaaaacttttgttttaaattagatGATGTATTTAATGTTCAAAGTAAACTTCTTTATTTACGtcttataattatttgtatttagagctttattttattattattggattatgtatatgtgtatatataataataataatcttttatttagaatttttataatttttttttgttaatcgtGGAGATCCGGCGACCGAGATCAACTGACTAGTTCCATGAGACTCACGGCACTacacgtattcttgcgatttaacgctaATCCGGGTGAGAAATCGGATCTGTATTGGGACCGAAACTCTCTCAAAACCACCACCGCGTAGtttgtataattaatatttcaaatataattcTGGTTTTATAATCAAACTAAAAAAATGTCAACTCTAACCAGACCAAACCAAACCAGAAAATCAGTACTGCACTCATAAACACAAGTTTGTTTAGTCATGTAAAAACAAGAAAGCTACAGTTGCGTCAGGGAGAGTACAATGTGGTATGTGATAACCTTTGTGTACTGTCTCTTTCGCTAACCACTAATTCTAGATTCCAGTTTCAGTGAAAATATCGTTCAACACGAACAAAACAAGAGAACAACTGTACCAAAAAATAAGCAAGATGACATAGTTTGAGTAAGCCAGTGAAAGACATCTGTTTGCTGCTGCTATTTCTCTAGCAGTTCAACTCAAAGTAACCTTCATATGTTTTAAGAGTGACTCTATtcagagtttatgatttaaaaagaATCTAATGACTTCTCCACAAAACACTCagttaaaaacaaagaaagagagatCGCTAGCGTGAGAgagaaattttactttttaccGTGAAGACGGCTACAAAAATAACCTTAGAACTCCAAACAAATTTCTGTCTTAAAGTATTGGTtccagatatttttttttttgcatcgaCCCTTTATTTAAAGCAATCTCATTGTTCCATCTCCATCCTTCAACCTGTAATCCCCCACTTCTACAAAGAATCTTTCAATACCTAATGGGTTCGATCGTATATAAGCATTTGCTCTATTCGTTTCGTTTTGTCATGGTCCAAAAGACAGATAATATCCATGCTTAGGACATCAAACATCCCAAATTCAAAACGCGATCAAATCCTAAGTTATATTGTTAATGCATTACCAATGTGGGTCTGGCAAAAGAAGAACTCAAGGTTGCAGCAAGCAAAGGAATTCAAGAGTCgcatcaaattattaaaaatgactTCTGTTTGGTTCATAAAGGACAAAAGAAATTGTTAAACCCATGTGTAAACCATGAACCTTGTGTACTATTGCATAACAGTGGCAGTCAAATAAATACAATCCTCTATAAGGCAATTAATCAATTATATCTTCAAAATAAGGTGGACCTTCAATTTGAatctaaaacaaacaaacaagggAAAATCTCACACTTCAATGAACCATTTACATATAGGGACCTGACTGGTTCAAACGCatcggttgcggttgcgggtgcgggagtttgcgggtgcgggtggttgcggttcaAGTGTTACATGGCGTTTTGTATGACGTaatgtttaaaaattgttgtgTTTGCCGAATGtttgtgactggttgattatgagaCATTGCAgcgatttaataataaattatcaatataaatatattataatattataaaatataaaaaacatactattgtgatTAAATATAGTAActgttaatataatatgattaataatattattatgtttattttttaaaatttttaagtagttgaaagttatagttttaatatatttttatgaagatttatattaaaacttttaaagaatattttatttcttttttatatatgtgtatatctttatatatgtatgtatattaacttttaaaaattatgatgaatagctactttaaagtttttataaaaaaaatactatattgtttgtgaatttaaattaatatataaaatgtgtatatatttttatttataatattttaaattttaaattttgaagtttaaaatatttagaaaaaaaagtttaatgtttttttatccGACCGCAACCGCAAATGCTAGTTGGAACCAtctttgattttaagaggttcggagcggtttgaaacgatttgaagcgatttgtagcggtttgtatgattgttttgaaacgctgtCAACCGCTACCAACCGTAAaaactgcgtttgcgggtggtagcagGAAAACTAGTCAACTCCATGctctaaaacaaacaaacaaatgaaaatgtcaagaaaatcttaaaattttctaTACCCAATCTACAtatgtctttttctttcttctccactAATTATTTTTCTCTGACCTAGCACATCAACGTGATCATGCACTTATTCCACAAGAGAAGCATACAAGAAGACAATGGTACATATCCCTACTTTACTTCACCTTTTAAACACTTTAAAATGGTTCAGCCTCATCAACAATATCATCAAGTCCAATTCCTCAACACTGCTTAACTTACAAGAGCTTCTCTCCAACAATGGATGGTAAgaaaacacaaggaaaggggtaTCTGAAAAAGAAGGCTAGTGTGTCTTACCTTGTGGAAGAAGAAATGGAGAATGATACGGatggagaagaggaagagaagaggaAAGGTGTGACAGATAGGTTTAAAGGATCTACTGGCAGCAACGATCGTGGCTCATCACGGCTTTGCCAAGTAGATAGATGCACATCTGATCTGAAAGAGGCTAAACAATATCACCGGAGGCACAAAGTGTGTGAAGTTCATGCAAAGGCATCTTCTGTCTATCTCACAGGCGTTAAACAACGGTTCTGTCAACAATGCAGTAGGTACGTGACAAACACAAACGTTACCCTTCAATACGTTTTTTGcgtaattttatttagttttcataGAGACTATCATGGATTATTCTAGATTTAGACCAAACCTAAaagaattatttattatttattatatattttattttatttttgattcaaagttattatatatatatatataaatatctataaatttttagatttaattataaaaattagatatacaaaaaatcataaaaacttGTGGACTtcactaattttattttttgatataaacgttttaaactaatttaaaccACTTTAGGATAGTTTAAATTGACTTGAGTCGCTTAAGAAAATTGGTTTGATTATGACCGATTTGTTGTTATGACCACTTTTTAGAAACaatgattttattatatagatATCTATGTTTGAAACAGGTTCCATGAACTCCTAGAGTTTGATGAAGCTAAAAGAAGTTGCCGGAAGCGCTTAGCTGGACACAACGAGAGGCGAAGGAAGAGCTCCAGTGAAAGTGTTGGAGAAGGGTCAGGTGGTCGAAGAGGAATAACAGCTCAGATGATCCAGAATCAAGAAAGATCAAGGGTAGACATGACATTTCCTATGTCAAACACATCATTCAAGCGACCACAGATTAGATAGAGGAGCTGtctgctctctctcttctgtcaTTATAAATTCTCCTAGAATCTGAAATTGTGGTATCCAacaatgtcaaaaaaaaaaaagctgagtCATGGTATTGACTCCTCCTGGTATAGATGAATAACTAATAAATACCACTCTTATATCTATGTACTATTGCGGTGTTACCTATATCTCTAAATGCTAAGACTTTGGTTTAACCTTGAGTCTACACAAGTCTAGTGTGCCATGTATATTTTCGAAGCTGAATGATGTGTAATGCTAATTGGTAAAAGGTTTTCAATACAGATTCGAGTAAGGAGTGTGGCTTATCCAAAAGCACAGGAGACTAACCGAAAGCTACCACCACGGTCACTGAAGTTTCAGAGCCACGAATGAGATATacatcttaggtttttcttggCTTGACATAAAGAAACTACAAGTAGACTACAAGATTTGAGTAAACGAACGACCATTGCTTCAATTAACTCGTTGAGAGTGCATTATGATACAAGCAAACCTTCTAGATCTTAATTGTCGTTGGACCAAAACGATGTTGGGCTTATCTTTTTCATTAGTTTCGGTTATTACACAACTCATTTGAGTATTGGACAGGTGTAAACTACACAACTTTAATTTTTCTCACAATTACCGAATCATTAATAAATCTGGGGTTCATTAAACGTTAAGCAAACTCGAAGAGTCTTGAGCATGGAGTTTGTTAATCATATAGCAGGTGGTCCTTCGCTAGTCCCCTATATACAGAATGGGCCAGCAATGTTTGCTAAAGAAAAACCCGAATGATAGACAGAAAGCCACCGAGTGAGATCTTTGTCTTGAATTTTGCTTGAGTTTAATGctctttatgttttatttattcgGAATGTGTATGTATTAAGTATTAACCAATCCTACATGCTTTCATTTATCTTGGGCAAGCAAATTAGTTATTGGCTGGCACCAAAATTTTGCTTTAtgaatacaaaataaatgtaCATAGTGAGTTTAGTTGATAGGTTAAGATGGGACAACATTTTTGTTGTATCATCCAAGACTTCTGCTATATTGAAAATCTTGATCCTAATTGGTTGTTGAGCCAGATTGCTTGTGTTAAAAAGGATTATATGAATTATTCACTTGATACTTATATCTCTTTTACTAAatcaagttaaaatattttttgtcataacatattatattactaTCATCATCCATCAACACTTTACATTTTctgtaaaaacattttaatagaataaataggTTGAACTGAAATacttaagattaaaaaaactgATAGATTATCCGACAAAAACCAAATATTAAAACATCACTAAAATAACTTGTTGAACGTGTCTCAATCTAGACCACAAAGGTCAAAATCTTAATATATGAACTAAAGATTCCATTTGCAAATGACACCAGTTAGATTACAAATagagatttgttttcttttcttcttttggttgtctttgtatatttttatataagctTTTGCATAAAAGCCATTATTGCTTTCTGCTGAAAACTAATACTTTCGCAGACCGTGTGAGAACCTTCAGAGGTCAAGGAGAGTATGTGTCTCTGACCTTTACAATGCTAAAAAAAGTCATCAAACACCATTACTTCAATAGATtatcaaaagaaacaaatataactatttactgatatataaacaataaacaaagttATACGAAACAAGGAGAAATAGATAATGCCTCGTGACTAAATATCTAAAAGAGAGGAACATGTGGGATCGTTTACGGATCCAGACACTTTAAAGAGGTTAGACAATATCATGACAGGAACACTACATAACTTCGATCTCATTCTTTGATTGTCCCCACAAGAAGTCAAACACTGAGCTGGCAAGTCTTTGACTGCCGTAACAATGTCGCCACGTGCCCCGCTTCAAACTCCTCCCTATATAAACGCAAGTAAAATAAACACATTCACACACAAGTACACCGTTTTACATATGGAGGACGACCGGAAACATCCCCCAAAGTCCGGCGAAAAAGGCCCGGATACATCGCCGGAGATGTCATCCTCCGACTTCGAGTTTGATTCTTTGACTCCTTCTTCCCCTTCACATTCTGAACATTCTCCCGCCGATCACCTTTTTCACAACGGCCGTCTATTACCACACACTTTTCCGATGACCCGTTCGGTGTCACGTACCACCAGCGAAGACACTTTCCGGAGCAGCAGCACGAGCAGCCGGAGTAGTGATAGCAGCAGCCCGACATCTTTTACTCCAAGAACAAGCACTTGCAGTAGTGTCTTCAAAGAAGAGACCAACTTAACTTGTTTTGGTTCTCGGTCTGAGAAGACTAGGAGCGCAAGGTCAGTGACTTGCGGCATGAGAAAAGAGTCATCCTCAGTATTGGATTTAAAGAAGAAACCACCAATGGAAAATGGTAAAAGATTCATGAATACTACAACGACTCATAAGATATCGTATATCCCCACGCAGTGCAAGAGAAAGAAGGCGACGGAGATAGTGACGGCGCAGCTTTATGGGTCGTATACTAGGCGGTGGCAGCATATAACTCCGGTGTTTAAAAGAGAAGGGTCGGTGAAAAGTAATGGAGGAGGGATTAAGGTTGgtggaaggaagaagaagaagaagacggtgagtgggaagaagaagaagaagaagaaggcggaggagaagagaagaggaagTAAGTTAATGAAGTGGTGGAGAAGGGTTTTAAAGGCGGTGATGTTGGCTTGCAGGGAGTGTCATGCAATGGAGCCTCAACGAGTTGTTAATTATGACGCTGatgtgaaaaagaaaataactaaaTGTTCATAAACAATTGCTTTgcgtttgttttgtttttacctATTTGCTTAATTTTTTTCCCAATAAGAACAAATAAAGCggaaattaaaacaaaaatacctACTAGGTGTGAACCCACGCACTTTATGCAGAGTGTGCAGACTAATATAAACTAGGATAATACCTGCGTTTTTTGCAGGatgaatttatataataaaaatttaaaatatatagcattgataaattaaaaatgtatatatgtttaaactttttaatatgcatacaattatgtttttatataatcatctatATGTTTGACCgtatttgtaattgtaattatggaccgaaatctattttgaatttataatgAGCTTGATCGATttgggtttaatttttttatcacctTGTTAATACCTATTAAAACCGTAATGTAGTTATCAAGTggatttttattacaaaaacaggttctacaattttttaatactttacttTAGCATCACTAAGAAGCATTTTAATGGTTTTATAGCCATCAACTTAGTATTGTTTCCAAAATCAAATTACTTTGTGAGCTTAGTCTTCCACAAATTTTTTTGAAGGGTTTCAACGGAACGGATAAATTGATGCAGCTCATTTACTTGCTTTAAATtgttaactaaatatatatatatatatttaatttgaatatttattaaataaaaatctatattaatacaattttatgatcatttgtattttgttaCGACAAAAAAATAAGCTATTGGTCACAAATTTTTCaaagtgatattttaaaatttctaaatatagttgttttaaaaaattcataatataacattttattattatatggttaatgtgattgtttaatttttttaataatataaaattagacaaaaatgaagaagaatacaaaaattgttatcaaatatttattattcataatcattaattatcatatatacgttaatcatattatgTGATtccataacttttatttaaggaaagtgtaaaaatattcttttgtacactatttatcaatttgatagttagtttaataaaaagtataccATAAATTAAGATAGAcgaacatatttttctaagaattctGAATTTCATTTTCATGGTGACACGTGGctacaaaataatattgtaaagtttttcaattaatatataagggatattTGCACTTATTAAAAATTACCTTAATTCACATCtaaatattataatgttttaCCTTGGTGACCACGTTTTTCCATTTTACACATGGATTTACCGTGATACAATTATCTCGAATTCTGTATCAAGTAAGAATATCTTTTCTACtaataaatacataatataaatttCCATGAATGTAAATCTTCTTATGCGTATTTGGGTAACTCGCATTTATGAATTAAATCACTATCATCGACATTAACTACTCCTTAAACCGAACATATTCAACGGTCAATTTGTTCGGTTCAATTGAAACCCATGACTTATCATCAAACCAAACAGAACACAATAAACAAACCATACACTTCTATTTACATTCTTATGTACATCGATATGTAACTTGGTTTACATGTTCTTTGATGGTTTTGAATGGTTGTGTTCCAACTAATGTTGATACTGAATTGTTAACATAAAGACTAAAGATACATATGGCGACAATGGTCTTTTTAGAAAAGCAAAACTCATATTAACAgttaacatatattttcaatcacAAAACTGCAACATCCCCTATTAACTATCATCTCTTAATGCTTCGTTTTTTATCATGGTTCatagtttgtgtttttatctcTTACACATATTGATGCTaggacttttcaagggtccctatcaaatgatgtagtataaaagattgtcgaaccaatcctaagtgattctaatgcaaagggaatgcaagtctatgcttaatctaagtgcaaccaattgagtgaagtgaactaaaactagactagaaatgcaataaaagagtgaactttctttctcaatatgaagcaagtggactcatggggctaggcatttgatcttgggtgatgcagatccaatctaaaggtgacaagctatcaatcaagcactttccttatgcctagacacaatactaaacaagctctatccctagatgaatgttcatttgctaaagcaactcaagcatcaaatccctttggttgaatgttactaaagcaatcatggagaacaagtctactagcaatcttaacacctttaacaacaaatctctttggcaaagtgcattaaaagcattgaagagttggttcaggcatttcatcatacaccttcCGGGCATGAAATGCCTAacgatctattttagtatgatcaagactaaaatagcattgagaaccctcaacaagcaaggaAAGAAATAGATTTAACACTAAACACCATAGATCTTCGCtgatcacccttaatcaccctagcccatgaatcctagatagatctactcactaatagacatgattaACCCAAAAACCAAAGATGATTCAAGGTTAAACATGCTAGTGAACAAGATAATccaacaaacacaaagaaaataagatgaaAAAGGATCAAAGATCCAAGCTTTCTTCAAGGTTTACAAATGTGTTTTTGAGAGGAAAAGAGTTCCTTCCCTAATTTGGGATTACAAGAGTATTTATATGGTCTTTTGAAACCTAATGGTACCAATAGAAAAGTCTAAAAACCcccttaaaaatcataaaaacgacCAAGTGATAACACGCAGCGGGGTCTCCGTACCCGGGTCACAACCCCGCTCCAGCCGTTTTTCCTCCATTTCTGTGTAAACCCGAGCGGGGTCTTAACCCCGCTCCGTCACCCCGCTCTGGATACAAAGCGGGGTCGTAACCCCGCTCCGTCACCCCGCTCCAGGCGTACTGTGTTCGAGTAttgatatgcctccagtagattgatcataactcctccaatacagctccaaatgacttgagaccacttccattagaaagctatcTCAATTTCCAATGTTCTCCCAGAAGATGGGCTTCAAACGATATCTTTAAGGTCTCCATCCATGTTTATCTTTCAACCTTTTACACCACAAATGCCTCCAAACACTTCCAAAAACTCCATAGCACACTCCAACACCTAATAAAgactcatgtatgcaaaatgtaACCTAAAGATGACTAAATCCTcatatatatgatcaaaatgtacAAGAATGAATGGCTAAAacaatgtaaatatgcaagatatcacaTATAAGATAATCATTCGCTCATATCCCCTATAGTATAATACATTGTATTACGTAATATCATATAGTTTAATATTGAATGTATCTAGCGACAAATGAAATTCTAATATGGACCAACCaatttttcaattgaatgtaATGATGCCACATATGATTAATTAAGGTTCTAATTGATTGACACGTAGGATGTGGTACTTTTCTAATTCTTACAAAACTAaggtcatatttttaaaatgcttcccaaataatatataggggatatatcTTACAATTTGGTGATTGACTCGGAAGATGATGCTCCAGTTGATCTCCATCCTGCCATAAACATCACTAACAATCCTCATAATTGTGAACCAAACATTCACATAATGACAAGAAGTGGAAGGTCAATTAAACCAAtcaaaaaggttttaaaatGGGGTAGAAAACAGATAAAAGAGAGGAATCTAATCTAAAATATCTGCAACACAATCAGTGCGAGAAGACACAGGAGAAAATTCAGTAATTTTATACAGCTTTGGATTAGATGATTTCTTCTTCTAAACTAACTTTTGTGCAtactttgttttttatttcttttttgccAAGGTATCACTTTCTAGGCTTATGTAACCctaaaatttcatttatatgatattcacagtttagcaaaaaaaaagagaggaaatcATGTCTCGAGAGAGTGCGGTAACCGCAAGTCTTAAGactttttttgtaatcatcTATGGTCTTCCATCAAGCTTGTAAAACTTTATATGGCCTTAAACCACATCAGCTACATTTAACTTTAATGCATCAAACTAGAGTTTAACCTTGTGCGAgtagtttttcattttataaactttgataatatcataaactttttgaatatatgatttatattttaattttatgtattgtATATTTATCAAAGCTTATTGTCTAGGTTCTTATTACTTTATTTTGACATATTACAGACTAtaactataaatttattaaaaaaaatagcatagaacttttttgttttgtaataatattatattattaattacgaaattaattaatgaattatttaattaaaaatatttaaaaagttcagtatgatttgttagatttttctcagtagattttgttataactaaaaataaaattcaaatttatagttaaaattaatttattattaatatatttattgattattatgttatattatgtaattaataaaatggaCCTCTTATGACTttttatggtagataaaaataatacttattttttaatagagaagattaGTGTCAAAAttggattttattttaaattttagatttttcatttaaatctaaattcttAAACGAAACTAGATAATCCCAAAAGTCAACATAAAATGATTTACTTTAATGTGGACTGTGTAATTGATAACATGTTGAATTAGATCCGAGAAAAAGAAGATTTGCGCCTCTCATAAAAAAGGAAGACGAAAAAATTCTATGAATCAAACCATAAAAATTCGACCATTGATTTCGCTTTGTGCTTCTCGAACGAgatcttttaaaaaaacaagattttttaaAGGAATCTCCAACAATGACACTAAATTTAGTGTAATTtcaacaccaaatttggtgtcatagttggagatgctcttataagATCTTGTTTTGGTGTCAAACTGTTTTTGTCATCTCCAATAATAACACCAAATGTTAAACCAAAAATcgtaatatatattattttatgttttcaattttaataaatgtttatatttttattatttgtgattaataaataattcttttatcatatttagatattatttttgttaaatttttgctgttttatgttttataaaatttatttacacttatatttttggttaaacgattatattttatgtatttatttataaaataatatttatattcaaaagtac
The Raphanus sativus cultivar WK10039 chromosome 1, ASM80110v3, whole genome shotgun sequence DNA segment above includes these coding regions:
- the LOC108854948 gene encoding squamosa promoter-binding-like protein 4, which encodes MDGKKTQGKGYLKKKASVSYLVEEEMENDTDGEEEEKRKGVTDRFKGSTGSNDRGSSRLCQVDRCTSDLKEAKQYHRRHKVCEVHAKASSVYLTGVKQRFCQQCSRFHELLEFDEAKRSCRKRLAGHNERRRKSSSESVGEGSGGRRGITAQMIQNQERSRIRVRSVAYPKAQETNRKLPPRSLKFQSHE
- the LOC108855156 gene encoding probable membrane-associated kinase regulator 1, whose amino-acid sequence is MEDDRKHPPKSGEKGPDTSPEMSSSDFEFDSLTPSSPSHSEHSPADHLFHNGRLLPHTFPMTRSVSRTTSEDTFRSSSTSSRSSDSSSPTSFTPRTSTCSSVFKEETNLTCFGSRSEKTRSARSVTCGMRKESSSVLDLKKKPPMENGKRFMNTTTTHKISYIPTQCKRKKATEIVTAQLYGSYTRRWQHITPVFKREGSVKSNGGGIKVGGRKKKKKTVSGKKKKKKKAEEKRRGSKLMKWWRRVLKAVMLACRECHAMEPQRVVNYDADVKKKITKCS